The DNA sequence GGTGGGACTGGGCGAAATTCGAACGTTACGGGCCGCGTTACATTGACGGCCTCATCACCACCATCACGCTGGTCGGCAGTTCGATCATTCTCGGCGCAATCCTCTCGGTGCCGATCGCCTTTGCGCGTATGTCGAAAAACCGCGTCCTCGGCTCGCTGGCCTATGCCTATGTCTACGTCTTCCGCAGCACGCCGCTTCTGGCCCAGCTTTTCCTGATCTATTACGGCCTCGGCAGCTTCCGCCCGCAATTGGAGACGGTCGGGCTGTGGTGGTTCTTCCGGGAAGCCTGGTATTGCGGCCTCCTGTCGCTGACCCTCAATACCGCCGCCTATCAGGCCGAAATCCTGCGCGGCGCAATCCGCAGCGTGCCGCTCGGCCAGCATGAGGGCGCCGCCTCGCTCGGCATTTCGAAATTCATCACCTTCCGCAAGATCATCCTGCCGCAGGCACTCATCGTCGCGCTGCGTCCTTACGGAAACGAGATCATCCTGATGATTAAAGGCTCGGCAGTCGTCTCCATCGTCACGGTTTTCGACCTGATGGGACAGACCCGCTACGCCTTTTCCCGCACCTTCGATTATCAGGCTTATCTTTGGGCGGCGATCTTCTACCTGACAATCGTCGAGACGCTGAGACATGTCT is a window from the Agrobacterium tumefaciens genome containing:
- a CDS encoding ABC transporter permease; translation: MSHIQELIPPRPAPAIADKPLNISRIVGIGVITLWLLLAAGLIFAMIEGWDWAKFERYGPRYIDGLITTITLVGSSIILGAILSVPIAFARMSKNRVLGSLAYAYVYVFRSTPLLAQLFLIYYGLGSFRPQLETVGLWWFFREAWYCGLLSLTLNTAAYQAEILRGAIRSVPLGQHEGAASLGISKFITFRKIILPQALIVALRPYGNEIILMIKGSAVVSIVTVFDLMGQTRYAFSRTFDYQAYLWAAIFYLTIVETLRHVWAWLEARLTRHLKR